A region of Coccinella septempunctata chromosome 5, icCocSept1.1, whole genome shotgun sequence DNA encodes the following proteins:
- the LOC123314450 gene encoding BTB/POZ domain-containing protein 18-like isoform X1: MAVIEDQQFCLRWNNFQANFTSQFETLRDDEDFTDVTIACEGQKLQAHKVVLSACSPYFKELFKTNPCSHPIIFMKDVEAQHIVALMEFMYAGEVNVAQANLSAFLKTAESLKIRGLTDTTTSYDTESPKGEEDTLYLNPQSSKQKINKPHISSSSTVTSSQDIPKELSPSPSPPPKRQCKSESDVPRLRAVKEESLSGVNPFALQTEVRSQLELSKTSLQPKLELPDYSSEDEMREDISNFYGGSELTELPGGTEIIPQTSTFSLKGTTPELTLQNMLRFRRRPPEAWLKEFEESELCSSWKDEGNNKRLIKLGDGIEVYEDQLRSVKWNDYRKLTRGLATILFSPAELATCSVTGQRWSRAGSEERPVKPALDRTKVQAIISYVATRFPMVEVSRIKQVLAYKCKENSTALRMKAVRYYGKQVPK; this comes from the exons ATGGCTGTTATTGAAGACCAGCAATTTTGTCTGAGATGGAATAATTTTCAAGCGAATTTCACATCACAATTTGAAACCTTAAGGGACGATGAGGACTTCACCGATGTCACGATTGCATGTGAAGGTCAGAAACTACAAGCACATAAAGTTGTTCTTTCGGCTTGTAGCCCTTATTTCAAGGAATTATTCAAG ACAAACCCATGTTCCCATCCCATAATCTTCATGAAAGACGTGGAGGCCCAACACATAGTGGCCCTGATGGAATTCATGTACGCTGGAGAAGTGAACGTAGCTCAAGCCAACCTGTCGGCTTTCCTAAAAACGGCAGAATCCCTGAAAATCAGGGGGCTCACAGACACAACCACTTCCTACGACACTGAATCGCCCAAAGGAGAAgaggacaccctgtatctcaaccCCCAGTCTTCGAAGCAGAAAATCAACAAGCCGCATATATCCTCATCCAGTACCGTAACCTCTAGTCAAGATATACCAAAAGAACTGTCTCCTAGTCCTAGTCCACCGCCCAAGAGGCAGTGTAAGTCAGAATCTGACGTCCCAAGGCTGAGGGCAGTCAAGGAAGAGTCCCTGAGCGGGGTGAATCCCTTCGCCTTACAGACTGAAGTGAGAAGTCAATTAGAGTTAAGTAAGACGTCTTTGCAGCCGAAGCTCGAACTGCCGGATTATTCTAGCGAGGATGAAATGAGGGAGGATATTTCCAATTTTTATGGGGGATCTGAACTCACCGAACTGCCAG GGGGTACAGAGATTATACCTCAAACGTCAACATTCAGCCTTAAAGGGACAACACCTGAATTGACCCTACAAA ATATGCTCAGATTCAGAAGAAGACCACCTGAAGCCTGGCTTAAAGAATTCGAAGAATCCGAACTTTGCAGTTCTTGGAAAGATGAGGGAAATAATAAGAGACTG ATTAAATTAGGAGATGGTATTGAAGTGTACGAAGACCAACTGAGAAGTGTTAAATGGAATGATTACAGGAAATTGACCAGAGGACTAGCAACCATACTGTTCAGCCCAGCAGAGTTGGCTACTTGTTCTGTCACTGGTCAGAGATGGAGTAGGGCAGGGAGTGAAGAGCGACCAGTGAAACCAGCTTTAGATAGAACAAAGGTGCAAGCAATCATAT CTTATGTAGCTACGCGTTTTCCAATGGTTGAGGTTAGTAGAATAAAACAGGTTTTAGCCTACAAATGTAAGGAGAATTCAACAGCATTGAGAATGAAAGCTGTAAGATATTATGG gaaacAAGTGCCAAAGTAG
- the LOC123314450 gene encoding longitudinals lacking protein, isoforms H/M/V-like isoform X2 produces MAVIEDQQFCLRWNNFQANFTSQFETLRDDEDFTDVTIACEGQKLQAHKVVLSACSPYFKELFKTNPCSHPIIFMKDVEAQHIVALMEFMYAGEVNVAQANLSAFLKTAESLKIRGLTDTTTSYDTESPKGEEDTLYLNPQSSKQKINKPHISSSSTVTSSQDIPKELSPSPSPPPKRQCKSESDVPRLRAVKEESLSGVNPFALQTEVRSQLELSKTSLQPKLELPDYSSEDEMREDISNFYGGSELTELPGGTEIIPQTSTFSLKGTTPELTLQTADSRKLHSLDPRPCEECGRVYSNLSNLRQHMKLIHYPTYVNCDVCNKSFKTDLYLRRHMIGAHNNVQNRSFPDTKPVLSLNRVKMELTGFR; encoded by the exons ATGGCTGTTATTGAAGACCAGCAATTTTGTCTGAGATGGAATAATTTTCAAGCGAATTTCACATCACAATTTGAAACCTTAAGGGACGATGAGGACTTCACCGATGTCACGATTGCATGTGAAGGTCAGAAACTACAAGCACATAAAGTTGTTCTTTCGGCTTGTAGCCCTTATTTCAAGGAATTATTCAAG ACAAACCCATGTTCCCATCCCATAATCTTCATGAAAGACGTGGAGGCCCAACACATAGTGGCCCTGATGGAATTCATGTACGCTGGAGAAGTGAACGTAGCTCAAGCCAACCTGTCGGCTTTCCTAAAAACGGCAGAATCCCTGAAAATCAGGGGGCTCACAGACACAACCACTTCCTACGACACTGAATCGCCCAAAGGAGAAgaggacaccctgtatctcaaccCCCAGTCTTCGAAGCAGAAAATCAACAAGCCGCATATATCCTCATCCAGTACCGTAACCTCTAGTCAAGATATACCAAAAGAACTGTCTCCTAGTCCTAGTCCACCGCCCAAGAGGCAGTGTAAGTCAGAATCTGACGTCCCAAGGCTGAGGGCAGTCAAGGAAGAGTCCCTGAGCGGGGTGAATCCCTTCGCCTTACAGACTGAAGTGAGAAGTCAATTAGAGTTAAGTAAGACGTCTTTGCAGCCGAAGCTCGAACTGCCGGATTATTCTAGCGAGGATGAAATGAGGGAGGATATTTCCAATTTTTATGGGGGATCTGAACTCACCGAACTGCCAG GGGGTACAGAGATTATACCTCAAACGTCAACATTCAGCCTTAAAGGGACAACACCTGAATTGACCCTACAAA CCGCTGATTCTAGAAAGCTACATTCATTGGATCCCAGGCCTTGCGAGGAATGTGGACGGGTATATAGCAACTTATCCAACCTAAGACAACACATGAAACTGATACACTATCCCACATACGTAAACTGCGACGTTTGCAACAAATCCTTCAAAACCGATCTGTACCTGAGGAGACACATGATAGGCGCTCACAACAACGTACAGAACCGAAGTTTTCCAGATACGAAACCGGTGCTTTCCCTGAACAGAGTCAAGATGGAGTTGACAGGATTCCGTTGA